A single Halalkalicoccus tibetensis DNA region contains:
- a CDS encoding TrmB family transcriptional regulator codes for MSPELLTQKATATNDPLPAELDSGNSKLVYLYLSIVEEATVDDLQAALDIQQLTLFPTLRTLEGEDLIERTGETVTIAA; via the coding sequence ATGAGCCCGGAACTACTCACCCAGAAGGCAACCGCGACCAACGACCCACTCCCTGCTGAACTCGACTCAGGAAATTCCAAACTCGTCTACCTGTATCTCAGTATCGTCGAGGAAGCAACAGTCGACGACCTCCAAGCGGCACTGGACATCCAGCAGCTCACGTTGTTCCCCACGCTGAGAACGCTTGAAGGCGAGGATCTCATCGAGCGCACCGGTGAGACAGTTACGATCGCCGCCTAA